A stretch of Palaemon carinicauda isolate YSFRI2023 chromosome 36, ASM3689809v2, whole genome shotgun sequence DNA encodes these proteins:
- the LOC137628868 gene encoding uncharacterized protein gives MRVVELPHGGPEVTGGEHEYRLGDLVNLTCTAPRAIPAPALTWYINGQEAPQDYLIRYPQKQDSSGMFEAKLGILFRAERWHFDEDRVTLRCTAAIQKFYQKEGHHIGMVVHPLKPALLEDHNAGGASPTLTVQVWTMLFCCFLLHL, from the exons AACTGCCCCACGGAGGACCGGAAGTGACGGGTGGAGAGCACGAGTACAGACTGGGCGACTTGGTCAACCTCACCTGCACCGCCCCCAGGGCCATCCCTGCACCCGCACTCACTTGGTACATCAATGGCCAGGAG GCCCCACAGGACTATCTAATACGCTACCCCCAGAAGCAGGACAGCTCCGGTATGTTCGAAGCTAAGCTGGGAATCCTCTTCCGGGCGGAGCGCTGGCACTTCGACGAGGACCGAGTGACTCTCCGGTGCACTGCCGCCATCCAGAAGTTCTACCAGAAGGAAGGCCATCACATAGGCATGGTCGTACACCCTCTTAAGCCGGCCCTCTTAGAGGACCACAATGCAG GAGGCGCCTCCCCAACGCTGACTGTGCAAGTCTGGACGATGCTGTTTTGCTGTTTCCTGCTGCATCTCTGA